The genomic window ATTCCCGCAGCAGCTCCCCGACCGGCCGTGCGTGCCGTGTGCTGGCCTGCGGTGTCGTCTGGATCGTCACGCCGCCGACGCTACGGCGCACCGCGCGGCGCCGCCGTTACCTGCCCGGTAATCGACGGGCCGCCCCGCACCGGCCATGGTAGTCACCGACACCGGATGAGGAAGGAGCGAGGATGCCGGACACCACCAGCCAGCCACCCGACGCGTTCCTGGTCGCCCTACTCGACCAGGGGACCGAGCTGGACGGCCTCGGCATGCTGACCGGAGTCGCCGAGGGCCGGATCCCGCATCCGGATTCCTACCGGCGCATCGGCCTGCGGGTCACCGGCGCGGAGCCCGGCACGGTCCGGCTCGACTGGACACCGACGGCGGCAGCCCGCAACTTCGCGGGCGGCGTGGACGGCGGCTGCATCGCGACGGTGTTCGACCAGGCTTGCTGCAACACGGCGGCGTCGAGGTGCGAGCACTGCGTGCCCATGGTGACGCTGAGCCTGAGCGTCGACTACTTCGCCCCGCTCGCCGTCGGTGAGCACTACCGCGTGCTGGGCGACCTCGTGCATCCGGGGCGACGCCGGATGGTGGCCCACGCGCGGATTCTGGACACCACGGGAACCGTGCTCGCCCACGCCACCGCCGCGGTCGTCCCGGATAGTTCCTTCCCCGACCGGATTCACTGACCAGAAACGAAAACCGGTTTACCTGGCAAACCACCGCATCCGGTGGCGGGAGCCGCGTAAGGAGAAGGTCCGCAGCCGCCCGCGCAGGCTCGGACAACGGTGTCGGCCGCCGAGGCCAAATGACCGACCGCTTCACCAAAGCCGTCGAACAACTCGGCTCCGCTGAACTGTACGTCCGCATCGGCGGCATCCACGCCCCCGAACACGTCCTGCGCGATTCGCCCGAGCACCACAACGACATCGTCGAAGTCCTCGTCTCCTTTATCCACGACCGCG from Amycolatopsis cihanbeyliensis includes these protein-coding regions:
- a CDS encoding PaaI family thioesterase, with translation MPDTTSQPPDAFLVALLDQGTELDGLGMLTGVAEGRIPHPDSYRRIGLRVTGAEPGTVRLDWTPTAAARNFAGGVDGGCIATVFDQACCNTAASRCEHCVPMVTLSLSVDYFAPLAVGEHYRVLGDLVHPGRRRMVAHARILDTTGTVLAHATAAVVPDSSFPDRIH